The following are encoded together in the Triticum dicoccoides isolate Atlit2015 ecotype Zavitan chromosome 6B, WEW_v2.0, whole genome shotgun sequence genome:
- the LOC119323047 gene encoding transcription termination factor MTEF18, mitochondrial-like codes for MAWSRAAHRRSTVMPLLRAALRRFLSTESSGFPKLRNLPYRLRRAAVPAARTAVSDYLISTRCLPSSHADSITALAPCSLHTFLAGIPAVPSTLPSSDLPSLLRRHLSYHPLNELPFFLESIGLPPSTDSDLMFLTDHPSLLPAVAALAHFGFPWSRLGLLFPNVLLQVPPDLISARLVALEESLRPLPRAAIIAACLSFPSLIENDLSSSAPLVDDLMMAYGGLGPDLGASNDIDVFLRVCGRMQMFYDAGVKIGSIGGLVGCNQRVFLELKEERIGERLKFFKRLGLAGEEAGRFLLSNPGVLDLDFDDVVISVPEYLRRVGLADDEVDVAVKTHPYVVGRNRLENLPGVLRAMGLNHRFLEKISGGGESLRYLSPDFVLEDTSYDMEVERAFSDRMVKVKAAMNAQHVDTKLEFLKSIGYGENKIAAHVLPVLHSTREMLNERFDYLLERGVEYKMLCRIVSVFPKVLNQGKEMLNEKLNYMTLDLGYSLEYLDCFPALLCFDLENRVKPRYAMLRWLQSYGLLKRPLAPATVLANSEKRFIFNLYNMHPAAPKLWLECFSSRIHMEYYLKNIQSQHPDNE; via the coding sequence ATGGCGTGGAGCAGGGCAGCACACCGGCGCAGCACCGTCATGCCACTCCTACGCGCCGCGCTCCGCCGCTTCCTCTCCACGGAGTCTTCGGGGTTCCCGAAGCTACGGAATCTTCCGTACCGACTCCGCCGCGCCGCCGTCCCCGCTGCTCGCACCGCCGTCTCCGACTACCTCATCTCAACGCGCTGCCTCCCCTCCTCCCACGCCGACTCAATCACTGCGCTCGCGCCGTGCTCCCTCCACACCTTCCTCGCCGGCATCCCAGCCGTGCCCAGTACGCTCCCCTCCTCCGacctcccctccctcctccgccgccacctCTCCTACCATCCGCTCAACGAGCTTCCCTTCTTCCTCGAGTCCATCGGCTTGCCCCCCTCCACCGATTCCGATCTCATGTTCCTCACTGACCATCCGTCCCTCCTCCCCGCCGTTGCCGCGCTCGCGCATTTCGGCTTCCCGTGGTCCCGCCTCGGCCTGCTATTCCCCAATGTCCTCCTCCAAGTCCCTCCCGACCTCATCTCCGCCCGCCTCGTCGCCCTCGAGGAAAGCCTCCGCCCGCTGCCCCGTGCTGCGATTATCGCTGCCTGCCTCTCTTTCCCCTCGCTTATTGAGAACGATCTCTCCAGCAGTGCCCCCCTTGTCGATGATCTTATGATGGCGTATGGAGGATTGGGTCCGGATTTGGGGGCTAGCAATGACATTGATGTCTTCTTGCGAGTGTGCGGCAGGATGCAGATGTTCTACGATGCTGGGGTGAAGATTGGGAGCATCGGGGGGCTTGTTGGGTGCAATCAGAGGGTTtttcttgagcttaaggaggagcgGATTGGTGAGAGGTTGAAATTCTTCAAGAGGCTGGGGCTGGCAGGGGAGGAGGCAGGGAGGTTCTTACTGAGCAATCCTGGGGTTTTGGATCTTGATTTTGATGATGTGGTGATCTCAGTGCCAGAGTACCTGAGGAGAGTTGGGTTGGCAGATGATGAGGTCGATGTGGCGGTGAAGACGCACCCGTATGTGGTTGGGAGGAACAGACTGGAGAACCTCCCTGGTGTGCTGCGTGCAATGGGACTGAATCATCGTTTCCTGGAGAAGATTTCTGGTGGTGGTGAGAGCTTGCGGTATTTATCACCAGATTTCGTGTTGGAGGATACTAGTTATGATATGGAGGTGGAGAGAGCATTCTCAGACAGAATGGTTAAGGTGAAGGCGGCGATGAATGCACAGCATGTGGACACCAAGCTTGAGTTCTTGAAGAGCATTGGGTATGGTGAGAACAAGATAGCCGCACACGTACTTCCTGTTCTGCACAGCACTCGGGAAATGCTGAATGAGCGATTTGACTACCTCCTGGAAAGAGGGGTGGAGTACAAGATGCTGTGTCGGATCGTGAGTGTGTTCCCAAAGGTGCTGAACCAAGGCAAGGAGATGCTCAATGAAAAGTTAAACTACATGACTCTGGATCTGGGATACTCTTTGGAGTATCTTGATTGCTTCCCAGCATTACTGTGCTTTGATTTGGAGAACCGGGTCAAGCCTAGGTATGCAATGCTTCGGTGGCTCCAAAGTTATGGTCTTCTTAAAAGACCATTAGCCCCTGCAACTGTGCTTGCTAACTCAGAGAAGAGGTTCATTTTCAACCTCTACAATATGCATCCTGCAGCGCCAAAGCTGTGGCTCGAGTGCTTCTCTTCAAGAATACACATGGAATATTACCTCAAGAATATACAGTCTCAGCATCCAGATAATGAATAA
- the LOC119320356 gene encoding myricetin 3-O-rhamnoside 1,2-glucosyltransferase UGT709G2-like produces MAAHVLVFPCPAQGHINCMLHFAAGLLDAGLHVTFLHTDHNRRRLGLAAVKAEADSPRLRFLSVTDGLPDDNPRTAGDLVALVESMMTTTRVAYRALLTSLRAGAPRDDGFPPVTCVVADGMLPFAIDVAEELGVPALAFRTASACSFLAYLSVPKLVELGEVPVPAGADLDAPVRGVPGMEGFLRRRDLPSFCRGHDESGDLHPMLRIIAEFSAHSCNARALILNTTASLERSALAHIAPHMRDVFAIGPLHAMFQEPAAGGALWREDDGCTAWLDSQTDGTVVYVSLGSLAIISVEEFTEFLSGLVGAGHPFLWVLRPDMVGASQNAVLQDAIKAAGRGKARVVEWAPQRDVLRHRAVGCFLTHAGWNSTLESVTEGVPTVCWPFFVDQQTNSRFMGAVWGTGLDMKDVCERAVVERMVREAMESVELRRSAQALAQQVRRDIAQGGSSANEFKRLVGFINELSISTRCSTPSPDKE; encoded by the coding sequence ATGGCGGCGCACGTGCTGGTGTTCCCGTGCCCGGCGCAGGGCCACATCAACTGCATGCTCCACTTCGCCGCGGGGCTCCTCGACGCCGGCCTCCACGTCACCTTCCTTCACACCGACCACAACCGGCGGAGGCTAGGCCTTGCCGCCGTCAAGGCGGAGGCTGATTCGCCGCGGCTCCGGTTCCTGTCCGTCACCGACGGCCTCCCGGACGATAATCCCCGCACGGCGGGTGACCTCGTCGCGCTCGTGGAGTccatgatgacgacgacgagggtCGCGTACCGTGCTCTGCTCACGTCCCTGCGCGCGGGCGCGCCCCGCGACGATGGCTTCCCTCCCGTGACCTGCGTCGTCGCTGACGGGATGCTCCCGTTCGCGATCGACGTCGCTGAGGAGCTCGGCGTCCCGGCGCTCGCCTTCCGAACGGCCAGCGCGTGCAGCTTCCTCGCTTACCTCTCCGTGCCCAAGCTCGTGGAGCTCGGCGAGGTTCCTGTCCCGGCAGGCGCCGACCTCGACGCGCCCGTCCGTGGCGTTCCGGGAATGGAGGGCTTCCTGCGGCGGCGCGATCTTCCAAGTTTTTGCCGCGGgcacgacgagtccggcgacctcCACCCCATGCTTCGGATAATCGCCGAATTCAGCGCACACAGCTGCAACGCGCGGGCGCTCATACTCAACACGACCGCGTCTCTGGAGCGGTCAGCGCTCGCGCACATCGCGCCGCACATGCGCGACGTCTTCGCCATTGGCCCTCTCCACGCCATGTTCCAGGAGCCGGCGGCCGGCGGCGCCTTGTGGCGGGAGGACGACGGCTGCACGGCGTGGCTCGACAGCCAGACGGACGGAACCGTCGTGTACGTGAGCTTGGGCAGCCTTGCCATCATTTCGGTCGAGGAGTTCACCGAGTTCCTGTCCGGGCTCGTCGGCGCCGGCCACCCCTTCCTTTGGGTGCTCAGGCCGGACATGGTCGGGGCGAGCCAGAATGCCGTCCTCCAGGACGCCATCAAGGCGGCCGGGAGAGGCAAGGCCCGCGTCGTGGAGTGGGCGCCGCAGCGGGACGTGCTGCGCCACCGGGCAGTGGGCTGCTTCCTGACGCATGCAGGGTGGAACTCCACGCTAGAGAGCGTCACCGAGGGCGTGCCGACGGTGTGCTGGCCCTTCTTCGTGGACCAGCAGACCAACAGCCGGTTCATGGGCGCCGTGTGGGGCACCGGGCTGGACATGAAGGACGTGTGCGAGAGAGCCGTCGTGGAACGGATGGTGAGGGAGGCCATGGAGTCCGTCGAGCTAAGGAGGTCGGCTCAAGCGCTGGCGCAGCAGGTGAGACGGGACATCGCCCAAGGGGGCTCGTCGGCCAATGAGTTCAAGCGGCTCGTCGGCTTCATTAATGAGCTCAGCATCAGCACGCGGTGCTCCACACCAAGTCCGGACAAAGAATGA